In a genomic window of Shouchella clausii:
- a CDS encoding LytTR family transcriptional regulator DNA-binding domain-containing protein, which produces MFEINLPSKIAGNRLLLPEINVAVQPGQPVAIQGEAEFLQTFLSQFMNPFSGSTNQFKLEDKPFDPHSNAFMFHQSDGLYKRLTPREVIRFWLKLYKSEENEKRLLAVCELSEVADKRVRSLPLSERRRLHFCRCLIMPSQVYVFDQPTLHVDRQTKHVFHTILEMLSNKCIVITTTSLEEAIQLGTAFRMTEHSFYQVEQTSHDQDASEAPKGDAPLKLAKISAKMDDKIILFDPLEIDYMESQDGQTILHVNSEAFFTSIPLKDLEQRLAPFGFFRCHRSYLVNLQRVREIIVWSKNSYSLSLNDQTKNTIPLSKGNYAALKELLQM; this is translated from the coding sequence ATGTTTGAAATAAATCTTCCATCAAAAATTGCGGGAAATCGCTTGCTCCTTCCTGAAATCAATGTAGCTGTCCAACCTGGACAACCTGTTGCGATTCAAGGAGAGGCCGAGTTTTTGCAAACATTTTTGTCCCAGTTTATGAACCCATTTTCTGGCTCAACCAACCAGTTTAAATTAGAAGACAAACCTTTTGATCCCCATTCTAACGCCTTTATGTTCCATCAATCCGATGGCTTGTATAAGCGTTTAACGCCACGGGAAGTGATCCGCTTTTGGCTGAAGCTCTACAAAAGCGAAGAAAATGAGAAGCGTCTTTTGGCAGTATGCGAATTGAGTGAGGTAGCTGACAAACGGGTCCGCTCGCTCCCTTTGTCTGAAAGGAGGCGTTTGCATTTTTGCCGCTGCCTGATCATGCCAAGCCAAGTATACGTATTCGACCAGCCAACTTTGCACGTGGATCGCCAAACCAAGCACGTATTTCATACGATTTTAGAAATGCTATCCAACAAATGCATTGTCATCACGACTACATCTCTGGAAGAAGCAATCCAGCTAGGGACTGCGTTTCGCATGACGGAGCACAGCTTCTATCAAGTCGAACAGACAAGCCATGATCAAGATGCCAGCGAAGCGCCTAAAGGCGATGCCCCACTGAAACTAGCAAAAATTTCAGCTAAAATGGACGATAAAATCATTCTTTTCGACCCGTTGGAGATCGATTATATGGAAAGCCAAGATGGGCAAACGATCTTACATGTAAATAGTGAAGCCTTTTTTACTTCTATCCCTTTAAAAGACTTGGAACAGCGTTTAGCTCCTTTTGGCTTTTTCCGCTGTCATCGATCTTATTTAGTGAATTTACAGCGTGTGCGCGAAATCATTGTCTGGAGCAAAAACAGCTACAGCCTCAGTCTGAATGATCAAACTAAAAACACGATTCCACTGTCAAAAGG